A single window of Colletes latitarsis isolate SP2378_abdomen chromosome 11, iyColLati1, whole genome shotgun sequence DNA harbors:
- the Unc-104 gene encoding kinesin family member unc-104 isoform X13, with protein MSSVKVAVRVRPFNNREIHHEAQCIIEMTGNTTSILNPKVPPGTKDAIKSFNYDYSYFSMDPNDVNYSSQVMVYKDIGEEMLQHAFEGYNVCIFAYGQTGAGKSYTMMGKQEEGQEGIIPQICKDLFRKIDSNTTECLKHSVEVSYMEIYCERVRDLLNPKNKGNLRVREHPLLGPYVEDLSKLAVMSYENIHDLIDEGNKARTVAATNMNETSSRSHAVFTIFFTQQKQDSATGLVTEKVSKISLVDLAGSERADSTGAKGTRLKEGANINKSLTTLGKVISALAESATKKKKKADFIPYRDSVLTWLLRENLGGNSKTAMIAAVSPADINYDETLSTLRYADRAKQIVCKAVVNEDANAKLIRELKEEIQKLRELLKQENIDVQEDKSVFYRCNTSWISKNCVPPFCARAGMPGSITVGPDGKVTYEKKESRDEIIGANKCEDDVKESRPRIPSHPTSAIAEVAVDQLQASEKLIAELNETWEEKLERTEVIRLQREAVFAEMGVAVKEDGVTVGVFSPKKTPHLVNLNEDPLMSECLIYYIKDGFTRIGSAEANIPQDIQLCGPHILSEHCVFENHDSIITLIPKKDALIYVNGRVVTEPIVLKTGSRVILGKNHVFRFNHPDQVRERREKGSPAETPGNGERVDWNFAQIELLEMQGIDLKAEMEKRQLLLEEQFRKEKEEADQLFEEQRKSYEARIDALQRQVEEQSMTMSMYSSYTPDDFNNIEEDIFESNWSEREFQLAAWAFRKWKYHQFTSLRDDLWGNAIFLKEANAISVELKKKVQFQFTLLTDTLYSPLPPDLLPSVDEDEEEERPFPRTIVAVEVQDTKNGATHYWTLDKLRQRLELMREMYHNEAELSPTSPDFNIESITGGDPFYDRFPWFRMVGRSFIYLSNLMYPVPLIHKVAIVNEKGDVKGYLRVAVQAVVEEENSEYSSGVRQSARISFEDDLFGGHKQNKRNTLLTQTLEKNRQILLHEERVVEGHNEQKDVKDEDDIGDADSGRGDSSVSSDMKEEDLPDHLQPGSEFIFRVTVLQAMGISTEYADIFCQFNFLHRHHETFSTETVKNTGKGNSPGFYHVQNITVTVTKSFLEYLKTQPIVFEVFGHYQQHPLHKDAKLEYIHPNSVRQPPKRMLPPSIPISQPVRSPKFGSVLPSPSTSHVHAKYDVLVWFEICELAPNGEYVPSVVDHSDDLPCRGLFLLHQGIQRRIRITIVHEPASDLRWKDVRELVVGRIRNTPEPEEEDNDSSVLSLGLFPGEYLEIPGDDRCMFRFEAAWDSSLHNSSLLNRVTAYGEQIFMTISAYLELENCGRPAIITKDLSMIIYGRDARVGPRSLKHLFSGSYRNQEANRLSGVYELVLRRSSEAGVQRRQRRVLDTSSTYVRGEENLHGWRPRGDSLIFDHQWELEKLTRLEEVERVRHTLLLREKLGIDKVPLCNKISHDFTKSEKEVCNMMAKATNEPHASPVKLKRSTSKEVYEHCEMTEREKELAAKYIKLIQGRIPSKEPILLSDVSPGEDTMADMSASMMSSVISSSSQELSSPERARLQELQESILASESNNQTCTIAPAPLGSSSPSKENLVLYVPEVEEIRISPVIARKGYLNVLEHKTNGWKKRWVAVRRPYVLIFREEKDPVERALINLATAQVEYSEDQLAMVKVPNTFSVVTKHRGYLLQTLGDKEVYDWLYAINPLLAGQIRSKLARKGPTAANLNNASPVGLSPPIDQQSNQNK; from the exons ATGTCGTCGGTAAAGGTGGCGGTGAGGGTACGACCCTTCAACAATCGGGAGATCCACCACGAGGCACAATGCATCATCGAAATGACCGGCAACACTACTT CGATATTGAACCCCAAAGTACCGCCGGGCACCAAAGATGCGATCAAGAGTTTCAACTACGATTATTCCTATTTTTCCATGGAC CCAAACGACGTAAATTATTCCTCGCAAGTGATGGTTTACAAAGATATCGGCGAGGAGATGCTGCAACACGCCTTCGAAG GGTACAATGTTTGCATATTCGCCTACGGACAGACTGGAGCTGGTAAATCGTATACCATGATGGGCAAACAAGAAGAAGGTCAAGAGGGTATAATACCCCAAATTTGCAAGGATCTTTTTAGAAAAATCGATTCCAATACAACCGAGTGTTTGAAGCATTCGGTGGAAGTCAGTTACATGGAAATCTACTGCGAAAGGGTGCGGGATCTCTTGAATCCCAAGAACAAAGGAAATCTCCGTGTACGAGAACATCCTCTTCTTGGACCGTACGTCGAAGACCTGTCGAAATTAGCAGTGATGTCTTACGAAAATATCCATGATCTTATAGACGAGGGTAACAAAGCAAG AACCGTGGCAGCAACAAACATGAACGAAACTTCAAGCAGATCTCATGCTGTATTCACAATTTTCTTTACGCAACAAAAACAAGACTCTGCGACTGGGTTAGTGACGGAAAAGGTCAGCAAAATCTCGTTGGTTGATTTGGCTGGGTCTGAGAGAGCCGACTCTACCGGCGCAAAGGGAACGAGGTTAAAGGAGGGTGCCAATATCAACAAAAGCTTGACAACCCTCGGGAAGGTCATCAGTGCTTTGGCCGAAAGC GCTactaaaaagaagaagaaggctGATTTCATCCCTTACAGGGATTCTGTTTTAACGTGGTTGCTACGAGAAAACCTGGGAGGAAACTCTAAAACAGCGATGATAGCGGCAGTCAGTCCCGCCGACATCAATTACGATGAAACTCTCTCTACTTTACG ATACGCAGATAGAGCGAAGCAAATAGTTTGCAAGGCTGTCGTTAACGAGGACGCGAACGCCAAGCTTATTAGGGAGCTCAAGGAAGAGATTCAGAAGTTGCGGGAACTCCTCAAACAAGAGAATATTGACGTGCAAGAAGATAAGTCGGTTTTTTACCGGTGCAACACGAGTTGGATTTCCAAGAATTGTGTTCCCCCTTTCTGTGCGCGTGCGGGTATGCCTGGTTCGATAACAGTAG GGCCAGATGGTAAAGTCACATATGAAAAGAAAGAATCTA GAGACGAAATTATAGGAGCGAATAAATGCGAGGACGATGTGAAGGAAAGTCGACCGAGAATTCCGTCTCACCCGACATCGGCCATTGCCGAGGTAGCAGTGGATCAACTGCAAGCTTCGGAAAAATTGATCGCTG AACTGAACGAAACCTGGGAGGAAAAACTGGAACGAACGGAGGTGATACGCCTTCAACGCGAGGCGGTGTTCGCCGAAATGGGTGTTGCCGTGAAAGAGGACGGTGTCACAGTTGGTGTGTTCTCACCGAAGAAAACTCCACACTTGGTGAACTTAAACGAGGATCCTCTTATGTCCGAGTGTCTGATCTACTACATCAAGGATGGTTTCACGCGTATTGGTAGCGCCGAGGCTAACATACCACAAGACATTCAACTCTGCGGTCCTCACATACTGAGCGAGCATTGTGTTTTCGAGAACCACGACAGCATCATCACCCTGATTCCGAAGAAGGACGCTTTAATCTACGTTAATGGACGCGTGGTCACTGAGCCAATTGTTCTGAAGACTGGATCGCGTGTCATTTTAGGGAAGAATCACGTATTCAGATTCAATCATCCGGATCAAG TTCGTGAACGAAGGGAAAAGGGGTCTCCCGCGGAGACACCTGGAAATGGAGAGAGAGTCGACTGGAACTTTGCACAAATTGAATTGCTGGAAATGCAGGGGATCGACCTCAAAGCTGAAATGGAAAAGAGACAGTTGCTACTGGAAGAGCAGTTCCGCAAAGAGAAAGAAGAAGCCGATCAACTGTTCGAAGAACAAAGAAAA AGCTACGAGGCCCGGATAGATGCATTACAAAGACAAGTGGAGGAGCAAAGCATGACAATGTCCATGTATAGCAGTTACACACCCGATGATTTCAATAACATTGAGGAGGATATCTTTG AGAGCAACTGGTCCGAGAGAGAGTTCCAACTGGCCGCTTGGGCCTTCCGCAAGTGGAAATATCATCAATTCACAAGTCTTCGAGATGATCTCTGGGGCAACGCGATATTCCTCAAAGAGGCTAACGCTATTTCTGTCGAACTCAAAAAGAAG GTTCAATTCCAGTTTACTTTGCTCACGGATACGCTTTATTCGCCACTTCCTCCGGATCTTTTACCCAGTGTAGATGAAGACGAAGAGGAAGAAAGGCCGTTCCCGCGCACGATTGTTGCTGTAGAAGTTCAAGATACAAAGAATGGAGCAACACATTATTGGACACTTGATAAACTAAG ACAAAGACTCGAATTGATGCGAGAAATGTATCATAATGAGGCTGAACTATCACCTACATCTCCAGACTTCAATATTGAATCTATTACTGGAGGTGATCCGTTCTACGATCGTTTTCCATGGTTCCGGATGGTTGGGAG GTCTTTTATATACTTAAGCAATCTCATGTACCCTGTTCCATTGATCCACAAAGTAGCGATAGTCAATGAAAAGGGAGACGTAAAAGGCTACTTGCGTGTAGCCGTGCAAGCCGTTGTTG AAGAGGAAAACAGCGAGTACTCAAGCGGCGTCAGACAGTCAGCTAGAATTTCCTTCGAGGATGATCTCTTCGGCGGTCACAAGCAAAACAAACGTAACACTTTGTTAACTCAGACGCTCGAAAAAAATCGACAGATACTCCTGCACGAGGAACGCGTCGTAGAGGGTCACAACGAGCAAAAAGACGTGAAAGACGAGGACGATATTGGCGATGCTGACAGTGGCAGAGGTGACAGCTCGGTTTCCAGCGACATGAAAGAAGAAGATCTACCAGATCATTTGCAACCGGGTTCTGAATTTATATTCAGGGTAACGGTGCTACAAGCTATGGGTATTTCCACCGAGTACGCCGATATTTTCTGCCAATTCAA TTTCTTACATCGACACCACGAAACCTTTTCAACGGAAACGGTAAAGAATACAGGAAAAGGAAATTCacctggattttatcacgtacaAAAT ATCACGGTTACGGTGACAAAATCATTCTTGGAGTACCTCAAAACTCAGCCAATCGTCTTCGAGGTCTTTGGGCATTACCAACAACACCCACTGCATAAGGATGCGAAACTGGAATA CATTCATCCCAACAGCGTAAGACAGCCACCGAAGAGGATGCTTCCGCCATCTATACCGATCAGTCAACCTGTACGCTCACCAAAATTCGGAAGCGTCCTACCATCGCCCAGCACATCGCACGTGCACGCCAAATACGATGTATTGGTCTggttcgaaatatgcgaactgGCACCGAACGGCGAATACGTGCCATCTGTGGTCGATCATAGCGACGACTTACCGTGTCGTGGACTTTTCTTGCTTCACCAAGGAATTCAGCGTCGTATCCGTATTACTATCGTTCATGAACCCGCATCTGACTTGCGATGGAAGGACGTGAGAGAGTTGGTCGTTGGTCGTATTAGAAACACGCCAGAGCCAGAGGAAGAAGACAATGACTCTTCGGTACTCTCGTTGGGTCTTTTCCCTGGCGAATATCTCGAAATTCCCGGAGACGATAGATGTATGTTCAGATTTGAGGCAGCATGGGACAGCTCTCTTCACAATTCTTCCTTACTCAACAGAGTTACAGCGTACGGAGAACAAATCTTCATGACCATCTCTGCATATCTTGAG TTGGAGAATTGTGGAAGACCGGCAATAATTACAAAAGACTTGAGCATGATCATTTACGGCAGAGATGCCAGAGTAGGACCTCGTTCTCTCAAACATTTGTTCAGCGGAAGCTACCGCAATCAGGAAGCTAATCGGCTCAGTGGCGTCTACGAGTTGGTTCTGCGACGTTCTTCGGAAGCAG GTGTTCAAAGGCGACAACGCCGTGTATTAGACACAAGTTCCACATATGTTAGAGGAGAAGAGAACCTTCATGGATGGAGACCTCGAGGAGACAGTTTAATATTCGATCACCAATGGGAATTGGAGAAATTAACAAGATTAGAGGAAGTGGAAAGAGTAAGACATACGTTACTGTTGCGAGAAAAACTTGGTATTGACAAAGTCCCACTCTGCAATAAAATATCGCACGATTTTACAAAGAGCGAAAAG GAGGTTTGCAATATGATGGCGAAAGCGACAAACGAGCCACATGCTAGCCCGGTAAAACTTAAACGTTCAACGAGTAAAGAGGTTTACGAGCATTGTGAGATGACTGAGAGAGAAAAAGAATTGGCcgcaaaatatataaaattgattCAGGGTCGAATTCCAAGTAAAGAACCGATTCTACTTTCTGACGTTTCACCCGGAGAAGACACTATGGCTGATATGTCAGCATCCATGATGTCTTCGGTGATATCGTCCTCGTCTCAAGA GTTGAGTTCGCCGGAGAGGGCTAGACTACAAGAACTGCAAGAGAGCATATTGGCTAGCGAGTCCAACAACCAGACATGTACCATCGCCCCGGCTCCGTTAGGTTCCTCGTCTCCATCGAAGGAAAATTTGGTGCTCTACGTGCCGGAAGTTGAAGAAATACGCATTAGTCCGGTTATTGCTAGAAAAGGATACCTAAATGTTCTCGAACACAAGACTAATGGATGGAAGAAACGCTGGGTG GCGGTGCGACGACCTTATGTTCTAATTTTTCGGGAAGAAAAAGATCCGGTAGAGAGAGCTCTGATCAATTTAGCTACTGCTCAAGTTGAATATTCTGAAGATCAGTTAGCCATGGTGAAAGTACCAAATACTTTCAG tgTTGTTACAAAACATCGAGGATATTTGCTGCAAACTTTAGGGGACAAGGAAGTCTACGACTGGTTATATGCTATTAATCCTCTCCTTGCTGGTCAAATCAG atcgaaactagCGCGCAAAGGGCCGACAGCAGCGAATCTGAATAACGCTTCGCCAGTCGGTCTATCTCCGCCTATAGATCAACAGTCGAACCAGAACAAGTGA
- the Unc-104 gene encoding kinesin family member unc-104 isoform X1, which yields MSSVKVAVRVRPFNNREIHHEAQCIIEMTGNTTSILNPKVPPGTKDAIKSFNYDYSYFSMDPNDVNYSSQVMVYKDIGEEMLQHAFEGYNVCIFAYGQTGAGKSYTMMGKQEEGQEGIIPQICKDLFRKIDSNTTECLKHSVEVSYMEIYCERVRDLLNPKNKGNLRVREHPLLGPYVEDLSKLAVMSYENIHDLIDEGNKARTVAATNMNETSSRSHAVFTIFFTQQKQDSATGLVTEKVSKISLVDLAGSERADSTGAKGTRLKEGANINKSLTTLGKVISALAESATKKKKKADFIPYRDSVLTWLLRENLGGNSKTAMIAAVSPADINYDETLSTLRYADRAKQIVCKAVVNEDANAKLIRELKEEIQKLRELLKQENIDVQEDKSVFYRCNTSWISKNCVPPFCARAGMPGSITVGPDGKVTYEKKESRDEIIGANKCEDDVKESRPRIPSHPTSAIAEVAVDQLQASEKLIAELNETWEEKLERTEVIRLQREAVFAEMGVAVKEDGVTVGVFSPKKTPHLVNLNEDPLMSECLIYYIKDGFTRIGSAEANIPQDIQLCGPHILSEHCVFENHDSIITLIPKKDALIYVNGRVVTEPIVLKTGSRVILGKNHVFRFNHPDQVRERREKGSPAETPGNGERVDWNFAQIELLEMQGIDLKAEMEKRQLLLEEQFRKEKEEADQLFEEQRKSYEARIDALQRQVEEQSMTMSMYSSYTPDDFNNIEEDIFVNPLFDAESNWSEREFQLAAWAFRKWKYHQFTSLRDDLWGNAIFLKEANAISVELKKKVQFQFTLLTDTLYSPLPPDLLPSVDEDEEEERPFPRTIVAVEVQDTKNGATHYWTLDKLRQRLELMRHVYNEDSSPSTPEAKEDIFQCLTVYSNPKFSLANLLPSRQRLELMREMYHNEAELSPTSPDFNIESITGGDPFYDRFPWFRMVGRSFIYLSNLMYPVPLIHKVAIVNEKGDVKGYLRVAVQAVVEEENSEYSSGVRQSARISFEDDLFGGHKQNKRNTLLTQTLEKNRQILLHEERVVEGHNEQKDVKDEDDIGDADSGRGDSSVSSDMKEEDLPDHLQPGSEFIFRVTVLQAMGISTEYADIFCQFNFLHRHHETFSTETVKNTGKGNSPGFYHVQNITVTVTKSFLEYLKTQPIVFEVFGHYQQHPLHKDAKLEYIHPNSVRQPPKRMLPPSIPISQPVRSPKFGSVLPSPSTSHVHAKYDVLVWFEICELAPNGEYVPSVVDHSDDLPCRGLFLLHQGIQRRIRITIVHEPASDLRWKDVRELVVGRIRNTPEPEEEDNDSSVLSLGLFPGEYLEIPGDDRCMFRFEAAWDSSLHNSSLLNRVTAYGEQIFMTISAYLELENCGRPAIITKDLSMIIYGRDARVGPRSLKHLFSGSYRNQEANRLSGVYELVLRRSSEAGSPGVQRRQRRVLDTSSTYVRGEENLHGWRPRGDSLIFDHQWELEKLTRLEEVERVRHTLLLREKLGIDKVPLCNKISHDFTKSEKEVCNMMAKATNEPHASPVKLKRSTSKEVYEHCEMTEREKELAAKYIKLIQGRIPSKEPILLSDVSPGEDTMADMSASMMSSVISSSSQESVYARASDFLEQAAGIIVWSRSKSCILRLSSPERARLQELQESILASESNNQTCTIAPAPLGSSSPSKENLVLYVPEVEEIRISPVIARKGYLNVLEHKTNGWKKRWVAVRRPYVLIFREEKDPVERALINLATAQVEYSEDQLAMVKVPNTFSVVTKHRGYLLQTLGDKEVYDWLYAINPLLAGQIRSKLARKGPTAANLNNASPVGLSPPIDQQSNQNK from the exons ATGTCGTCGGTAAAGGTGGCGGTGAGGGTACGACCCTTCAACAATCGGGAGATCCACCACGAGGCACAATGCATCATCGAAATGACCGGCAACACTACTT CGATATTGAACCCCAAAGTACCGCCGGGCACCAAAGATGCGATCAAGAGTTTCAACTACGATTATTCCTATTTTTCCATGGAC CCAAACGACGTAAATTATTCCTCGCAAGTGATGGTTTACAAAGATATCGGCGAGGAGATGCTGCAACACGCCTTCGAAG GGTACAATGTTTGCATATTCGCCTACGGACAGACTGGAGCTGGTAAATCGTATACCATGATGGGCAAACAAGAAGAAGGTCAAGAGGGTATAATACCCCAAATTTGCAAGGATCTTTTTAGAAAAATCGATTCCAATACAACCGAGTGTTTGAAGCATTCGGTGGAAGTCAGTTACATGGAAATCTACTGCGAAAGGGTGCGGGATCTCTTGAATCCCAAGAACAAAGGAAATCTCCGTGTACGAGAACATCCTCTTCTTGGACCGTACGTCGAAGACCTGTCGAAATTAGCAGTGATGTCTTACGAAAATATCCATGATCTTATAGACGAGGGTAACAAAGCAAG AACCGTGGCAGCAACAAACATGAACGAAACTTCAAGCAGATCTCATGCTGTATTCACAATTTTCTTTACGCAACAAAAACAAGACTCTGCGACTGGGTTAGTGACGGAAAAGGTCAGCAAAATCTCGTTGGTTGATTTGGCTGGGTCTGAGAGAGCCGACTCTACCGGCGCAAAGGGAACGAGGTTAAAGGAGGGTGCCAATATCAACAAAAGCTTGACAACCCTCGGGAAGGTCATCAGTGCTTTGGCCGAAAGC GCTactaaaaagaagaagaaggctGATTTCATCCCTTACAGGGATTCTGTTTTAACGTGGTTGCTACGAGAAAACCTGGGAGGAAACTCTAAAACAGCGATGATAGCGGCAGTCAGTCCCGCCGACATCAATTACGATGAAACTCTCTCTACTTTACG ATACGCAGATAGAGCGAAGCAAATAGTTTGCAAGGCTGTCGTTAACGAGGACGCGAACGCCAAGCTTATTAGGGAGCTCAAGGAAGAGATTCAGAAGTTGCGGGAACTCCTCAAACAAGAGAATATTGACGTGCAAGAAGATAAGTCGGTTTTTTACCGGTGCAACACGAGTTGGATTTCCAAGAATTGTGTTCCCCCTTTCTGTGCGCGTGCGGGTATGCCTGGTTCGATAACAGTAG GGCCAGATGGTAAAGTCACATATGAAAAGAAAGAATCTA GAGACGAAATTATAGGAGCGAATAAATGCGAGGACGATGTGAAGGAAAGTCGACCGAGAATTCCGTCTCACCCGACATCGGCCATTGCCGAGGTAGCAGTGGATCAACTGCAAGCTTCGGAAAAATTGATCGCTG AACTGAACGAAACCTGGGAGGAAAAACTGGAACGAACGGAGGTGATACGCCTTCAACGCGAGGCGGTGTTCGCCGAAATGGGTGTTGCCGTGAAAGAGGACGGTGTCACAGTTGGTGTGTTCTCACCGAAGAAAACTCCACACTTGGTGAACTTAAACGAGGATCCTCTTATGTCCGAGTGTCTGATCTACTACATCAAGGATGGTTTCACGCGTATTGGTAGCGCCGAGGCTAACATACCACAAGACATTCAACTCTGCGGTCCTCACATACTGAGCGAGCATTGTGTTTTCGAGAACCACGACAGCATCATCACCCTGATTCCGAAGAAGGACGCTTTAATCTACGTTAATGGACGCGTGGTCACTGAGCCAATTGTTCTGAAGACTGGATCGCGTGTCATTTTAGGGAAGAATCACGTATTCAGATTCAATCATCCGGATCAAG TTCGTGAACGAAGGGAAAAGGGGTCTCCCGCGGAGACACCTGGAAATGGAGAGAGAGTCGACTGGAACTTTGCACAAATTGAATTGCTGGAAATGCAGGGGATCGACCTCAAAGCTGAAATGGAAAAGAGACAGTTGCTACTGGAAGAGCAGTTCCGCAAAGAGAAAGAAGAAGCCGATCAACTGTTCGAAGAACAAAGAAAA AGCTACGAGGCCCGGATAGATGCATTACAAAGACAAGTGGAGGAGCAAAGCATGACAATGTCCATGTATAGCAGTTACACACCCGATGATTTCAATAACATTGAGGAGGATATCTTTG TCAACCCCTTGTTTGACGCAGAGAGCAACTGGTCCGAGAGAGAGTTCCAACTGGCCGCTTGGGCCTTCCGCAAGTGGAAATATCATCAATTCACAAGTCTTCGAGATGATCTCTGGGGCAACGCGATATTCCTCAAAGAGGCTAACGCTATTTCTGTCGAACTCAAAAAGAAG GTTCAATTCCAGTTTACTTTGCTCACGGATACGCTTTATTCGCCACTTCCTCCGGATCTTTTACCCAGTGTAGATGAAGACGAAGAGGAAGAAAGGCCGTTCCCGCGCACGATTGTTGCTGTAGAAGTTCAAGATACAAAGAATGGAGCAACACATTATTGGACACTTGATAAACTAAG ACAGCGCTTGGAGTTGATGCGACACGTGTACAACGAGGACTCGAGCCCCAGCACCCCGGAGGCCAAAGAGGATATTTTCCAATGCCTTACTGTCTACTCTAATCCGAAGTTCTCGCTCGCAAATCTTTTGCCTTCGAG ACAAAGACTCGAATTGATGCGAGAAATGTATCATAATGAGGCTGAACTATCACCTACATCTCCAGACTTCAATATTGAATCTATTACTGGAGGTGATCCGTTCTACGATCGTTTTCCATGGTTCCGGATGGTTGGGAG GTCTTTTATATACTTAAGCAATCTCATGTACCCTGTTCCATTGATCCACAAAGTAGCGATAGTCAATGAAAAGGGAGACGTAAAAGGCTACTTGCGTGTAGCCGTGCAAGCCGTTGTTG AAGAGGAAAACAGCGAGTACTCAAGCGGCGTCAGACAGTCAGCTAGAATTTCCTTCGAGGATGATCTCTTCGGCGGTCACAAGCAAAACAAACGTAACACTTTGTTAACTCAGACGCTCGAAAAAAATCGACAGATACTCCTGCACGAGGAACGCGTCGTAGAGGGTCACAACGAGCAAAAAGACGTGAAAGACGAGGACGATATTGGCGATGCTGACAGTGGCAGAGGTGACAGCTCGGTTTCCAGCGACATGAAAGAAGAAGATCTACCAGATCATTTGCAACCGGGTTCTGAATTTATATTCAGGGTAACGGTGCTACAAGCTATGGGTATTTCCACCGAGTACGCCGATATTTTCTGCCAATTCAA TTTCTTACATCGACACCACGAAACCTTTTCAACGGAAACGGTAAAGAATACAGGAAAAGGAAATTCacctggattttatcacgtacaAAAT ATCACGGTTACGGTGACAAAATCATTCTTGGAGTACCTCAAAACTCAGCCAATCGTCTTCGAGGTCTTTGGGCATTACCAACAACACCCACTGCATAAGGATGCGAAACTGGAATA CATTCATCCCAACAGCGTAAGACAGCCACCGAAGAGGATGCTTCCGCCATCTATACCGATCAGTCAACCTGTACGCTCACCAAAATTCGGAAGCGTCCTACCATCGCCCAGCACATCGCACGTGCACGCCAAATACGATGTATTGGTCTggttcgaaatatgcgaactgGCACCGAACGGCGAATACGTGCCATCTGTGGTCGATCATAGCGACGACTTACCGTGTCGTGGACTTTTCTTGCTTCACCAAGGAATTCAGCGTCGTATCCGTATTACTATCGTTCATGAACCCGCATCTGACTTGCGATGGAAGGACGTGAGAGAGTTGGTCGTTGGTCGTATTAGAAACACGCCAGAGCCAGAGGAAGAAGACAATGACTCTTCGGTACTCTCGTTGGGTCTTTTCCCTGGCGAATATCTCGAAATTCCCGGAGACGATAGATGTATGTTCAGATTTGAGGCAGCATGGGACAGCTCTCTTCACAATTCTTCCTTACTCAACAGAGTTACAGCGTACGGAGAACAAATCTTCATGACCATCTCTGCATATCTTGAG TTGGAGAATTGTGGAAGACCGGCAATAATTACAAAAGACTTGAGCATGATCATTTACGGCAGAGATGCCAGAGTAGGACCTCGTTCTCTCAAACATTTGTTCAGCGGAAGCTACCGCAATCAGGAAGCTAATCGGCTCAGTGGCGTCTACGAGTTGGTTCTGCGACGTTCTTCGGAAGCAGGTAGCCCAG GTGTTCAAAGGCGACAACGCCGTGTATTAGACACAAGTTCCACATATGTTAGAGGAGAAGAGAACCTTCATGGATGGAGACCTCGAGGAGACAGTTTAATATTCGATCACCAATGGGAATTGGAGAAATTAACAAGATTAGAGGAAGTGGAAAGAGTAAGACATACGTTACTGTTGCGAGAAAAACTTGGTATTGACAAAGTCCCACTCTGCAATAAAATATCGCACGATTTTACAAAGAGCGAAAAG GAGGTTTGCAATATGATGGCGAAAGCGACAAACGAGCCACATGCTAGCCCGGTAAAACTTAAACGTTCAACGAGTAAAGAGGTTTACGAGCATTGTGAGATGACTGAGAGAGAAAAAGAATTGGCcgcaaaatatataaaattgattCAGGGTCGAATTCCAAGTAAAGAACCGATTCTACTTTCTGACGTTTCACCCGGAGAAGACACTATGGCTGATATGTCAGCATCCATGATGTCTTCGGTGATATCGTCCTCGTCTCAAGAGTCAGTATACGCGAGAGCTAGTGATTTCTTAGAGCAG GCTGCTGGTATAATAGTATGGAGCAGGTCTAAGTCGTGCATCCTTAGGTTGAGTTCGCCGGAGAGGGCTAGACTACAAGAACTGCAAGAGAGCATATTGGCTAGCGAGTCCAACAACCAGACATGTACCATCGCCCCGGCTCCGTTAGGTTCCTCGTCTCCATCGAAGGAAAATTTGGTGCTCTACGTGCCGGAAGTTGAAGAAATACGCATTAGTCCGGTTATTGCTAGAAAAGGATACCTAAATGTTCTCGAACACAAGACTAATGGATGGAAGAAACGCTGGGTG GCGGTGCGACGACCTTATGTTCTAATTTTTCGGGAAGAAAAAGATCCGGTAGAGAGAGCTCTGATCAATTTAGCTACTGCTCAAGTTGAATATTCTGAAGATCAGTTAGCCATGGTGAAAGTACCAAATACTTTCAG tgTTGTTACAAAACATCGAGGATATTTGCTGCAAACTTTAGGGGACAAGGAAGTCTACGACTGGTTATATGCTATTAATCCTCTCCTTGCTGGTCAAATCAG atcgaaactagCGCGCAAAGGGCCGACAGCAGCGAATCTGAATAACGCTTCGCCAGTCGGTCTATCTCCGCCTATAGATCAACAGTCGAACCAGAACAAGTGA